CGCGACGATCTCCATGGAGTGTTGGTCGAGCGGCGGAGGAGGCGGGCCGAGTTTTTGCGCCATGTGGTGCGTACCCTGCGGCTCGATGGCGAGGTCTTCTGTGGCGATGCGGCCGATATGGCGCTGCCGGGCCGGGCGGATGTGGTGGTGGCGCGCGCGGTGGCCGATCCGGCCACCTTGCTGCGGCTGGCCCGGCCGTTGATCGCTCCGGGAGGAGGGGCCATCCTTCCTGCATCGCCCGATGCGGAGGCGAAGGAGGTCGTAGGGTGGTGTGTCGAGGAGGATTCGTGGCTACAGTTCGGCCACGGGGTACGCCAGCGGGTATTGCGCTTCCGCCGTCAGGATGAGAGGTGTTTCACATGAAACATGAGAATCTCGGTCCGATCATCGCCGTCGCCAACCAGAAGGGGGGGGTGGGGAAGACGACCACCAGCATCAACCTCTCCGCCTCCCTCTCGGCGATGGACTACCGCGTGCTGCTGGTCGATCTCGATCCGCAGGGGAACAGCACCACCGGCCTGGGGATCGACAAGGGGGCGATCCACGGCTCCACTTACGACCTGTTGACGGCGGAGACGGGGTTGGGCGAGATCGTGGTCTGCTCCGATTTCGAGGGGCTGCTGGTGGCCCCGTCCGACGTCGAGCTGACCGCGGCCGAGATCGAGCTGATCCATGCCTCACGGCGGGAGTTCCGGCTGCACGACGCCTTCTCCGCCTACCACGGTGAGCCGTTCGACTATGTGGTGATCGACTGCCCCCCGGCGCTCAATCTGCTGACCATCAATGCGCTGACCGCCGCGGATCGGGTATTGATCACCCTGCAGACCGAGTTTCTGGCGCTGGAGGGGGTCTCGCAGATCCTGGAGACACTCCGGCGCGTGCGCAAACGGCTCAATCCGCAGCTGACCGTCGACGGCATCCTGCTGACCATGATGGACCGGCGGAACAAGATCGCCCAGCAGGTGGAGCGGGAGGTGCGGGACTATTTCGGCGCCCAGGTCTATCAGACGGTGATTCCGCGCAACGTCCGGCTGGCCGAGGCGCCCAGCTTCGGGGTGCCGGTGCTGCAGCACGACGTCCGCTCGACCGGGGCGCAGGCCTACCTGCAGGCGGCGGCGGAGCTGGTCCGGCGGGAGGCGGCGATGCAACAGGTGGAAGAGGAGGTGACGGTATGATGAGCACGGCCAGGGTGCATCGCCTCCCATGACCCGACAGCAGCAGCGCCGCCGTGGGTTGGGGCGCGGGCTGGACGCCCTCTTCATGGATGGCGAGGAGGGTGCGGCGACCACCTCCATCGCCGTCGATGCGATCGTCCCCAACAGCTATCAGCCGCGTCGGACCTTCCGTCAGGAGGAGCTCGACGCCCTGACCGAGTCGGTCCGGCGCAATGGGGTGCTGACGCCGATCCTGGTGCGTCCGACCGCTTCGGGGGGCTATGAACTGATCGCCGGGGAGCGGCGCTGGCGGGCGGCCAGGGCCGCCGGACTGGCCACCATCCCCGCTCTGGTGCGCGAGGTGAGCAGCGCGGAGGCGCTCGCCTTCGCCATCATCGAGAACGAACAGCGCGACAACCTGACGGCGATCGAGTCGGCCTGCGCCTACCAGCGGTTGATCGACGAGTTCGGCTACAGCCAACAACAGGTGGCCGAGGTGGTGGGGGTGTCGCGTGCGCAGGTGAGCAACCTGCTCCGGCTGCGCCAGTTGCCCGAAAAGATCCAGCGGATGATCGAACGGCGTGAGCTCTCCATGGGGCAGGCGCGGCCGTTGGTCGGCCTGGGGGAGGCGCGGGCGGTGGCGCTGGCCGAGCAGTGTGCGGCACAGGGATGGAGTGCCCGCAGGATGGAGCAGGAGGCCAGGAAGCTCGCCGCCGGCGGTGGAGCCGCGCGCAAGGAGGGGCGGGGAGAGGATCCCGACGCGCGCAAGATCGAGGAGGAGATCCGGCGCCATACCGGCCTGGCGGTGGAGGTGCGGCGCGACCGGAAGGGGGGGGGCAAGCTGACCATCCCCTTCGCCCATGTGGGAGAGCTGGAGGGGCTGCTGCGGCGGCTGCGCTCCGGCGGGGAGGGGTAGGATGCAGGAGGCGGAGAAGAAGCCCTCGATCCCCTCCTATCGACGCCATGTGTTGCTCTGCGCCGGCAAGCACTGCGATCCCGAAGGGGTGCGGGCGCTGGTTCACTACTTTCGCGAGCGGTTGCGGCTGCTCGGGCTGCTCGATACGGAGGTCCGGCTCAACCGGGCAGGTTGCCTCGGGGTCTGCCGCGAAGGGGCCATCGCCTGCATCTATCCCGACGGGGTCTGGTATTGCCGCATCGATGCTGCGGCCGTCGACCGGATCATCCGTCACCATCTGATCGGCGGAGCGGTGGTGGAGGAGCTGCTCTTCCACCACCACCGTCCGCCGGCGTGAGCCGGCCCATCTGTACCACCTCGTGGTTCGTCGGGCCAAACCTCCGGCTAGGGAGCAGTTGCGATCATGGTCCGATGGATTCACAAGAGGCCATCGCCGCGGCAATGGAGGTTGCGCATGCAGCCGACGGATTTGTAAGGGGATCGAAGAGCGCGCCCTTCGACCGCCGTCGAGCAAAAAGCCCATGGAGGGACTTTTTGTGATTCCATCAACACTGACCTTCCAGCAGGCATGCGCCCGGTATCTTCGGCAGTTGGCCGAGGTGCAGCGTTACTCTCCCCACACCATCGCCGCCTATCGGCGCGACTTCGCCGCGCTTGGTCGTCATCTGCCCGAAGGGGTGACGCTCGACCGGGTGGAGCGGTCGATGGTGGAGGGATGGCTGCTCGCCATGCACGCCCGAGGGCTGGCCGCGACCACCATGGCCCGACGTCTCTCCGCGGTGCGCGCACTCTTCGACTGGGCCGAGCAGGAGGGGTTGATCGCCCACAACGTGGTCAGCGCCATCCCCATGCCCAAGCTGCCGCAGCGGCTGCCGCGCGCGGTGGCGCCGGAGGAGCGGCGCAAGCTGTTTGCAGGCGCGGAGGGGCGTGCGCCCGACGATCCGTGGCGGGCGCGGGATCTCGCCCTGGTGGCGCTGCTCTACGGCTGTGGGGTGCGCATCTCCGAGGCGGTGGCGCTCGATCTGACCGATCTCGATGCAGGCGCACGTCTGCTGCGTATCGTCCGCGGCAAGGGGGGGAAGGCGAGGCAGGTTCCGATCCCGAGCGGAGCCATGCGTCTGCTGTGCCGCTGGCTGGATCTGCGCCCGCTGCTGCCGGCGCAGCCGGCGCTCTTCGTCAACCGGCGGGGGGGGCGGATCAGCAGCCGCAGCGTGCAGCGGATGATGAAACGGCTGGCGGCCGAGCAGGGAGCGGACGCAGCGGTGACCCCCCATCGCCTGCGCCACGCCTTCGCCACCGATCTGCTCGCCGGCGGCGCCGATCTGCGCGCCATCCAGGAGCTGCTCGGACACCAGTCGCTGGCCACCACCGAGCGCTATACTCATCTCGATATCGGGCGGCTGCAGGAGCTTTACCGCCGAACCCACCCGCGGGCGGGCGACTGAGAGGCTTGCGAGGGGGGGCCGGCGGCTACTCCCCGAATCCGCCGCCGGCGAAGTTCTCGAAGCGGGTGTATTCGTGGAGGAAGGTGAGCCGGACGGTGTCGGTCGGGCCGTTGCGCTGTTTGGCTACGATGATCTCGGCCACCCCCTGGTTTTCCGGTTTTTTGTGGTAGACCTCGTCGCGGTAGATGAAGGCGATCAGATCGGCGTCCTGTTCGATGGCGCCCGATTCGCGCAGGTCGGACATCATCGGCCGCTTGTCGGCCCGCGACTCCAG
The nucleotide sequence above comes from Zetaproteobacteria bacterium. Encoded proteins:
- a CDS encoding ParA family protein — translated: MKHENLGPIIAVANQKGGVGKTTTSINLSASLSAMDYRVLLVDLDPQGNSTTGLGIDKGAIHGSTYDLLTAETGLGEIVVCSDFEGLLVAPSDVELTAAEIELIHASRREFRLHDAFSAYHGEPFDYVVIDCPPALNLLTINALTAADRVLITLQTEFLALEGVSQILETLRRVRKRLNPQLTVDGILLTMMDRRNKIAQQVEREVRDYFGAQVYQTVIPRNVRLAEAPSFGVPVLQHDVRSTGAQAYLQAAAELVRREAAMQQVEEEVTV
- a CDS encoding ParB/RepB/Spo0J family partition protein, yielding MTRQQQRRRGLGRGLDALFMDGEEGAATTSIAVDAIVPNSYQPRRTFRQEELDALTESVRRNGVLTPILVRPTASGGYELIAGERRWRAARAAGLATIPALVREVSSAEALAFAIIENEQRDNLTAIESACAYQRLIDEFGYSQQQVAEVVGVSRAQVSNLLRLRQLPEKIQRMIERRELSMGQARPLVGLGEARAVALAEQCAAQGWSARRMEQEARKLAAGGGAARKEGRGEDPDARKIEEEIRRHTGLAVEVRRDRKGGGKLTIPFAHVGELEGLLRRLRSGGEG
- a CDS encoding ferredoxin, which encodes MQEAEKKPSIPSYRRHVLLCAGKHCDPEGVRALVHYFRERLRLLGLLDTEVRLNRAGCLGVCREGAIACIYPDGVWYCRIDAAAVDRIIRHHLIGGAVVEELLFHHHRPPA
- a CDS encoding tyrosine recombinase XerC, whose product is MEGLFVIPSTLTFQQACARYLRQLAEVQRYSPHTIAAYRRDFAALGRHLPEGVTLDRVERSMVEGWLLAMHARGLAATTMARRLSAVRALFDWAEQEGLIAHNVVSAIPMPKLPQRLPRAVAPEERRKLFAGAEGRAPDDPWRARDLALVALLYGCGVRISEAVALDLTDLDAGARLLRIVRGKGGKARQVPIPSGAMRLLCRWLDLRPLLPAQPALFVNRRGGRISSRSVQRMMKRLAAEQGADAAVTPHRLRHAFATDLLAGGADLRAIQELLGHQSLATTERYTHLDIGRLQELYRRTHPRAGD